GGTTCTTTACCAGTCTATTCTTTTTCGTCGCTATTTTGTTTATGACGATTGGTTTTTGGAAGACCATGTTAATCCTTTTTATGACTGGAATCGGCTTTTTTATTGGCACAATGAAA
The DNA window shown above is from Enterococcus sp. 4G2_DIV0659 and carries:
- a CDS encoding DUF2273 domain-containing protein produces the protein MKKFMMLAPYKNQWFFTSLFFFVAILFMTIGFWKTMLILFMTGIGFFIGTMKDEKRSISSILASLQAFFER